The genomic stretch CGAGCAATCGTCATGGTGCAACATCGGTTACAAACTTTGAAATATTGAACAAACCAACGGTTGGTCGTCCTGCGCATCAACCTTGGCCGTATTGGCCTATGAAACTCAAAGCAACATCATCTCACAAAGAAGGTGTGGAACGGTTTTTTAGTGTTTCCACAAAAGAATTTATAAGTGATGAAAAAGGAAATCTTACAGGTTTAAAAACGGTACAAGTGGAATGGATTTTCAAAGAAGGCGAACGACCGCAACTAAAAGAAGTTCCGAATACAGAAAAACATTGGGATTGTGATTTAGTACTACTAGCATTAGGATTTACAGGCGCAGAAAAAACATTGGCAGACGAATTTGGTTTAGAAATGGATTTCAGAAATAATATCAAAGCCACGACAAAAAACTACGCAACAAATGTTTCGGGAGTATTCGCGGCTGGCGATATGCGCAGAGGACAATCGTTAATCGTTTGGGCAATTTCGGAAGGTCGCCAAGCGGCACATCATGTGGATGCTTTCTTGATGGGAAATTCTAATTTGCCTTTGAAAGATGATAGTGATTTGCCTAGGGTTTAGGTTTTTTTAAGTATTTAGATGAAAAATATGATTTATTACAAGTCTCTTAACGTAGTTATTTACTTTCAGATTAATTAAAAATCCGCTAGATTTGTGGAAATATATATTATAATAATCTAAAATGGGAAAGAAAGCAACCACCGTAAAAGAACAAATAGACATTCTAAAAGAAAGAGGAATGAATTTTGATTGTGGAATAGATAAAGCTGAAGAAATGCTTTTAGATATAGGTTATTATAGACTTGGGTTTTATTGGTACCCATTCGAAATAGACAAAGAACATAATTTCAAAGAAGGAACTATATTTTCAAATGTCATTAACCTTTATTACTTAGATGTTGATTTAAGGAATGTTTTACTAAAATATTTAAAACGTATAGAAGTAAATTTTAGAACTAAAATTATTTATTATACTTGTAACAAATATATTGAAGACCCAATATGGTATTCTAATCCGAAAATAATGGCTTATTGGTTTATTACTAAATTAGATGTGAATCTATATACAGATAAATTTAAAGAAGAAAATAAACAAATAAAACTACATCATGTAAATAACCGAAATGATATATATGCGCCTACTTGGAAAACTTTTGAATTTCTGACTTTTGGAGCAATTGTCACTATTTTTAATGCATTAAAAAATGAAGAGTTAAAAAAAGAAATTTCAAAACTTTACGGATTAAATAATCTTAATACATTTATAAATTTCGTCCATACCATAAAATTTATTCGAAATATTTGTGCACATGCAGGAGTTTTATTTGATTTAAATTTTCCACAAGGAATATACAAAATCCCTAGAGTAAAGTTTAATAACAACAACAACCAATCTTTGGATGCGGGAATAAAAACAATGTCGTTTATTTTAAAAAATATTTCTGAGGACAGAAATTCTGATATGAATACTGAAATAGACGACTTATTTAAAGAGCATACTAATAATGAAATACTCAAAGAAATAATTATCAATAAAATTGGCTACAATATATAATATTTGTATATTTGCAGTATAAAGTGCCTAGCTATTCATTACGCTTTAGTGTTGCACTATAAAAAATTATACAGAACCTAGACATTGTGCTCTAGGTTTTTTTTGTTTCCAATGTAAGTAATATACATTCCTGAAAACAAAGTTTTCAGTATATGAATCAACTTCTGAACAGATTGAGAAATACGTTTGGTGCCACCGTGTATAATTTTTTCTTACTTTTCTCCTACTCACAAAAGCCCTCACGAATTTTCTATTCAGTATCTATTCGCTAAATGCGACAAAAAAACCCTCTAATTACAACATATGTACTTTATTTTGTGTTTTTGGTACATATAATACATACGTGAGATAAAATGCACCCTATAAAAAACCTTGATAAATTACCTCTAAAAGGACACAAACAGAACCATCTTTCTCAAACAAAAATTTGGAATCTAAAAAAACTTTTCTAATATTTGGTCTAACAAAATGAACAAACAAAATATCAATATCATTTCTATCAATATAATTGTGATTCACTCACAACGATAAGGAATGCATATAAAAATTTAACTATAAATTTACAAAGCCTTCCTTAATCGGGAAGGCTTTTTTTAGTGAAACTCAGTTTCGAGAAGCCTGAAGGGCGCACACAAAACTGTAAGTTGAACTAATCCCGCTGAAAAGCGGGATCTCAAAGTTTAAAACATTTAGAACAAAAAACATGAATACTATTATTGTCATCGTCATCATCATTATAAACTCATCCTAAGTTGATACAATTCGCTATATAAAAATAAAAGCCTGTATCAATTACGATACAGGCTTTTATTATGAAAAAAATCAACCGTTGAACATCGTATTTAAGAACAATCAAAACATTGAATATCAAATGATTAGACAGTAAAAACAACAATTGGTTTTAGGGGAATAACTAAAATCAAACACAAAAAAGAAACACAAAAAACTAATTTAGAGCCTTAGTAGCCACGCACAGACAGTATACAAATAAAAAGTACTATGCAAACGCTCCAAAAAACTATCAAAAAGCAGTATGAATACCTTAAATAAATACAGTAAAACAGTCACACAAGATCCTACGCAACCTGCCGCGCAAGCTATGTTGCACGCAATCGGGTTGACGAAAGAAGACTTTTTCAAACCCATTATCGGAATTGCAAGTACAGGATACGAAGGAAATCCATGTAACATGCACCTAAACGACTTGGCAAAGTTGACAAAACAAGGAACGAAAAATCAAGATATCATTGGATTAATATTTAATACAATTGGTGTAAGCGACGGAATCTCTATGGGAACTCCAGGAATGAGGTATTCGTTGCCTTCGCGCGATATCATTGCAGATTCTATGGAAACGGTTGTGCAAGCAATGAGTTACGACGGACTAATTACGGTTGTTGGTTGTGACAAAAATATGCCTGGCGCATTAATGGCAATGATTCGTTTAAATCGTCCAAGTATTTTAGTTTACGGCGGAACGATTGATTCTGGTTGTCACAATGGAAAAAAACTCGATGTTGTCTCTGCTTTTGAAGCTTGGGGAAGCAAAGTTGCGGGTACAATGGACGAAACAGAATATCAAAACATTGTTGAAAAAGCCTGTCCTGGTGCTGGCGCTTGTGGCGGAATGTACACTGCAAACACCATGGCTTCTGCAATAGAAGCGTTAGGAATGACATTACCATTCAACTCGTCAAATCCTGCATTGAGTGATGCAAAAAAGCAAGAATCAATTGCGGCTGGTGAAGCAATGCGTTTATTACTTGAAAAAGATATCAAACCATCGGACATTATCACACGAAAATCGTTGGAAAATGCAATCCGATTAATCACTATTCTTGGCGGATCAACCAATGCAGTATTACACTTTTTGGCAATTGCCAGAGCCGCACAAATAGATTTCACACTAAAAGACTTTCAGCAAATAAGCGATACAACTCCATTTCTTGCCGATCTAAAACCAAGCGGAAAATATCTCATGGAAGATGTACACGCTATTGGCGGAATTCCTGCAGTATTAAAATATTTACTCAAAAAAGGATTACTTCATGGCGATTGTTTAACCGTTACCGGAAAAACCATTGCTGAAAACCTATTAGATGTTGACGATTTAAAAGAAGGTCAAGATGTAATCAGATCGATTGAAAACCCAATCAAAATATCTGGACACTTACGCATGTTATATGGAAACCTGGCAACGGAAGGAAGTGTTGCCAAAATCACGGGAAAAGAAGGTCTTTCTTTTAAAGGAAAAGCAAAAGTATTTGAAAGTGAATACGAAGCAAATGACGGAATCCGTGATGGAAAAGTAGAAAAAGGCGATGTAGTTGTCATTCGGTACGAAGGCCCAAAAGGTGGTCCAGGAATGCCAGAAATGCTAAAACCAACCGCTGCAATAATGGGCGCAGGTTTAGGAAAAGATGTCGCACTTATTACTGACGGACGATTTTCAGGCGGAACACACGGTTTTGTGGTCGGGCATATTACACCAGAAGCACAAGAAGGCGGAACGCTCGCATTAGTAAAAGATAATGATATTATCACAATTGACGCAGAAACAAATTCAATTCAACTAGAAGTATTTGAAGAAGAACTGCAAGAACGTAGAAAACAATGGAAAGCACCAGAACTCAAATTTGAACGCGGTGTTTTATACAAATATGCAAAAACAGTTTCATCAGCATCAAAAGGATGTGTTACTGACGAGTTTTAATTAGAAAAAAGACCAAAGAACAAAGAGCATAGAAAACATACGCAGTCTATTATCTATGCTCTCTATTCTATAATCAATAAAAAATCATGCAGACAAAAACCATACAAAATACTCAAAAGGCAGTTCAAAAAACAGAACGCATCTCAGGAAGCGAAGCCGTTGTACGCTGTTTATTAGCAGAAGGCGTAGACATACTTTACGGATATCCAGGCGGCGCAATTATGCCTATTTATGATGAATTATACAAATATCAAGACAAAATTCATCACGTGCTTACGCGTCACGAACAAGGTGCAACACATTCCGCACAAGGATATGCGCGAATCTCAGGAAAAGTTGGAGTCGCTATGGCAACTTCTGGTCCAGGCGCAACCAATCTAATCACAGGAATTGCAGATGCACAAATAGATTCCACGCCAATGGTGTGTATTACTGGTCAAGTAGCTTCACACTTATTAGGAAGTGATGCTTTTCAGGAAACTGATATTGTCGGAATCTCAACGCCAGTAACCAAATGGAATCATCAAATTACGAAAGCATCTGAAATTCCAGAAGTTTTGGCAAAAGCATTTTACATTGCAAAAAGCGGTCGTCCAGGACCAGTTTTAATCGACATTACGAAAGATGCGCAATTTGAAGAATTCGATTTCTCATACAAAAAATGTACAGGCGTTCGTAGTTACAAACCTGTTCCGGAAACTGATCCTAATTCATTAAAAGCTGCCGCTGAATTAATAAATAACGCAAAAAAACCACTCGTAGTTTGGGGACAAGGCATCATTTTAAGCGAAGCAGAAGAAGCGTTTAAAGCATTCATTGAAAAAGCAGGAATTCCGTCAGCATGGACAATTTTAGGTGTTTCGGCAATTCCAACAGAACATCCGTTAAATGTCGGAATGTTAGGAATGCACGGAAATTA from Kordia antarctica encodes the following:
- a CDS encoding Abi family protein, with translation MGKKATTVKEQIDILKERGMNFDCGIDKAEEMLLDIGYYRLGFYWYPFEIDKEHNFKEGTIFSNVINLYYLDVDLRNVLLKYLKRIEVNFRTKIIYYTCNKYIEDPIWYSNPKIMAYWFITKLDVNLYTDKFKEENKQIKLHHVNNRNDIYAPTWKTFEFLTFGAIVTIFNALKNEELKKEISKLYGLNNLNTFINFVHTIKFIRNICAHAGVLFDLNFPQGIYKIPRVKFNNNNNQSLDAGIKTMSFILKNISEDRNSDMNTEIDDLFKEHTNNEILKEIIINKIGYNI
- the ilvD gene encoding dihydroxy-acid dehydratase, with amino-acid sequence MNTLNKYSKTVTQDPTQPAAQAMLHAIGLTKEDFFKPIIGIASTGYEGNPCNMHLNDLAKLTKQGTKNQDIIGLIFNTIGVSDGISMGTPGMRYSLPSRDIIADSMETVVQAMSYDGLITVVGCDKNMPGALMAMIRLNRPSILVYGGTIDSGCHNGKKLDVVSAFEAWGSKVAGTMDETEYQNIVEKACPGAGACGGMYTANTMASAIEALGMTLPFNSSNPALSDAKKQESIAAGEAMRLLLEKDIKPSDIITRKSLENAIRLITILGGSTNAVLHFLAIARAAQIDFTLKDFQQISDTTPFLADLKPSGKYLMEDVHAIGGIPAVLKYLLKKGLLHGDCLTVTGKTIAENLLDVDDLKEGQDVIRSIENPIKISGHLRMLYGNLATEGSVAKITGKEGLSFKGKAKVFESEYEANDGIRDGKVEKGDVVVIRYEGPKGGPGMPEMLKPTAAIMGAGLGKDVALITDGRFSGGTHGFVVGHITPEAQEGGTLALVKDNDIITIDAETNSIQLEVFEEELQERRKQWKAPELKFERGVLYKYAKTVSSASKGCVTDEF